In a single window of the Penaeus monodon isolate SGIC_2016 chromosome 3, NSTDA_Pmon_1, whole genome shotgun sequence genome:
- the LOC119595505 gene encoding LOW QUALITY PROTEIN: elongation factor 1-alpha-like (The sequence of the model RefSeq protein was modified relative to this genomic sequence to represent the inferred CDS: deleted 2 bases in 1 codon), translating to MGKEKTHINIVVVGHVDSGKSTTTGHLIYKCGGIDKRTIEKFEKESSEMGKGSFKYAWVLDKLKAERERGITIDIALWKFETNRFYVTIIDAPGHRDFIKNMITGTSQADCAVLIVAAGTGEFEAGISKNGQTREHVLLCFTLGVKQLIVAVNKMDSTEPKYSEERFKEIHKEVSAYVKKVGYNPAVVPIIPISGFNGDNMLEKSDNMPWWKKQKISRKSDSYEFETLFDALDNIEPPTRPLDKALRLPLQDVYKIGGIGTVPVGRVETGILKPGMVVNFAPTGPTTEVKSVEMHHEALTEAVPGDNVGFNVKNVSVKDLKRGFVASDSKNDPAKEAADFTAQVIVLNHPGQIQAGYSPVLDCHTAHIACKFAELLTKIDRRTGKELEAGPKHVKSGDSCIVKMVPSKPMCVETFQQYAPLGRFAVRDMKQTVAVGVIKEVNKKEQSGKTTKAAEKALKKK from the exons ATGGGTAAGGAGAAGACTCACATCAACATCGTGGTGGTGGGCCACGTAGACTCTGGCAAGTCCACCACTACCGGTCATCTCATCTACAAATGCGGTGGTATCGACAAGCGAACCATCGAGAAGTTCGAGAAGGAGTCCTCTGAGATGGGCAAGGGCTCCTTCAAGTACGCCTGGGTGCTGGACAAGCTGAAGGCTGAGCGTGAGCGTGGTATCACCATCGACATCGCCCTGTGGAAGTTCGAGACCAACAGGTTCTACGTGACCATCATCGATGCCCCAGGCCATCGTGATTTCATCAAGAACATGATCACCGGAACCTCCCAGGCTGACTGCGCTGTGCTGATCGTTGCTGCCGGTACTGGCGAGTTCGAAGCTGGTATCTCTAAGAACGGGCAGACCCGTGAGCACGTGTTGCTGTGCTTCACCCTGGGTGTGAAGCAGCTGATCGTGGCTGTTAACAAGATGGACAGCACCGAGCCCAAGTACTCAGAGGAGCGCTTCAAGGAAATCCACAAGGAAGTGAGCGCCTACGTGAAGAAGGTCGGCTACAACCCAGCC GTGGTCCCCATCATCCCCATCTCTGGCTTCAACGGCGACAACATGCTCGAGAAATCCGACAACATGCCCTGGTGGAAGAAGCAGAAGATCTCTCGCAAGAGCGACAGCTATGAATTCGAGACCCTGTTCGATGCTCTGGACAACATCGAGCCCCCCACCAGACCCCTGGACAAGgccctccgtcttcctctccag GACGTATACAAGATTGGTGGCATTGGAACAGTGCCCGTGGGCCGTGTGGAGACTGGTATCCTGAAGCCAGGTATGGTTGTCAACTTTGCCCCCACTGGCCCCACCACTGAGGTCAAGTCTGTGGAGATGCACCACGAAGCTCTTACCGAGGCTGTCCCTGGTGACAACGTTGGCTTCAACGTGAAGAACGTGTCTGTAAAGGATCTGAAGCGTGGATTCGTCGCTTCCGACTCCAAGAATGACCCAGCCAAGGAAGCTGCTGACTTCACCGCCCAGGTGATCGTCCTTAACCACCCTGGCCAGATCCAGGCTGGCTACTCACCTGTGCTTGATTGCCACACTGCTCACATCGCCTGCAAGTTCGCTGAACTGCTGACCAAGATCGACAGGCGTACTGGTAAGGAACTGGAAGCCGGACCCAAGCACGTGAAATCTGGCGACTCCTGCATCGTAAAGATGGTTCCCAGCAAGCCCATGTGTGTGGAGACCTTCCAACAGTATGCTCCTCTTGGACGTTTTGCTGTGCGTGACATGAAGCAGACGGTAGCTGTGGGTGTAATCAAGGAGGTCAACAAGAAGGAACAAAGCGGTAAGACTACGAAGGCTGCTGAGAAGGCCCTCAAGAAGAAGTAA